A genome region from Cytophagia bacterium CHB2 includes the following:
- a CDS encoding helix-turn-helix transcriptional regulator, with amino-acid sequence MFGESFDAASVAYRVGYGDASHFTREYKRLFGLPPVRDVERLCEAAR; translated from the coding sequence ATGTTCGGCGAGAGTTTCGACGCAGCAAGTGTTGCCTATCGCGTGGGGTACGGTGATGCTTCGCACTTCACTCGGGAGTACAAAAGGCTCTTCGGCCTACCGCCGGTGCGTGATGTGGAACGGCTGTGCGAAGCCGCTAGGTAA